The genomic DNA GTGAACGAGGGGCTGTAGCCGCTGAGGCCCGATGCTTCGACGACCTCGGGATCGGGTTCGGAATCGTCCATCGGTCGACTCTGTCAGCCCGCGCCGCTCGACGCCGCTACTTCAGACAGCTTCCGCCGTCGACCGGTAGGGCGACCCCGGTGATGTAGCGGGCTTCGTCGGAGGCGAGGAACAGCACCGCGTTGGCGACGTCCTCGGGCTCGACCCAGCCGATCGGCAGCGTGTGCATCATCTGGCCGACGACCTTCATGTCCTCGGGACCCGGGTTCTCCAGGTCGGGCCGGAAGAGCTTCATCGTGCCGTCGTTCATGAACAGCGGTGTGTTGACGTTGGTGGGGCACACGGTGTTCACCCTGACGTTCTGCGCGCCGAGTTCTACGGCGAACGTCCGCATCAGACCGATGACGCCGTGCTTGGCGGCGACGTAGTGACCGGTGTGCGGGTAGGCCTTGAGTCCGCCGACCGAACTCGTCAGGATGATCGAGCCGCCGTTGCCGCCCGCCAGGATGTGTGGAACACCGGCCTTGACCGTCTTCCAGACGCCGGACAGGTTCACGGCGATCATGTCGTCCCAGTCGGGCTCGCCGGTCTTGTCCAGGGTCTGTCCACCGTTGCCGATCCCCGCGTTGGCCACGATGATGTCGAGTCGACCGAACTCCTCGACGCCGGCGTCGACCGCGGCCTTGAGGGCGTCGTAATCGCGGGTGTCGACCTCGGCGGTGAAGATGCGGCGGTCGAGGTTCTTGACCAGGTCCGCGGTCTCGGCGAGATCCTCCGGGTTGGAGAGGGGGATCTGCACGCTGTCGATCTGCTTGCAGATGTCGATGGCGATGATGTCGGCGCCCTCCTGCGCCATGCGGACCGCGTGCGCGCGACCCTGGCCGCGCGCCGCACCGGTGATGAAAGCGACCTTGCCCTCTAACCGCCCTGCCATGTCGGACCCCTGCTCTGTCGTCGGCACCAACCATTTGCTGTGCACTTGCTCAGCACTCTGTCATCGGTAACCGATTGTGTCAACGGGCAGCGCGGGTGCGTGGCGTTTGTACTCACTGCTTAGAAGTCATGTGGGCCATGGGAAGTCGTGCGACTCCGGACGGGCGCGTCCGGCGGTTGTCTTGGCCCGATCGGGAGCGTTCCGGCCGGGGGTGGCGGCGGTCCAACGCCACGGCACGGGACGGGTCCGGATAGCCGGCGGAATTGGTCAGGAGCCTGGCGAGCCACGCCGTTGTGCCGTTGTGAGAACGGTGTTCTCTACTAGCTGGCGGCGAACCCGTGGGACACGAAGTCCCACACCTCGTCGGCCGAGACGGGCTTGTTGGACCCCTCCTCGGAGCCGCTGGACTGCGCCACGAACATGACGGTCTGCATGGTGATGGCCGCCATGCGCTTGGGGCTCAGCCCGGCGCGCAGGGCGCCCGCCTCTGCGGCATCCTCCATCAACTCGGTCAGCAGGACGACCAGCGGCGCGTGCGCCACCTTCACCTCGGACGGATGCGACACCAACAGGCGTGGCGCGAAGTCGGTGAACAGCGGGCGCTTGGCCGCGGGATCGGGCCGCGAGGACTCGAACAGCAGTTGGACGGCCACCTTCAGGCGTTCGAGGGGGTCGGTGTGCCCGGCGGTGGCGGCGCGGATCTGGTCGGCCGACCGGCTCAGCGCGTCCTCGAACAGTGCGAGGAGGAGTTCGTGTTTGCCGTCGAACTGCAAGTAAAAGCTGCGCAGCGACTGGCGCGAGCGGTCGACGACCTCTTGCACGGTGAAGTCCGTGCTGCCCTTCTCGATGATGATGGCCTGAGCGGCATCCAAGAAGCGCTGCACGCGCTGGGCGGCGCGCAGTTTCGCCGTCTTGATGGAGCGTTCGACCGCCCGCTGCTTCCAGGCCGGCTCTTCGCTGGGGCTTGTCACCAGCGACTCTTCGGCAGGCCGAGTGGAAAGAGCATGGATGGACTGTACCGGAGAATGCTCGACCATCGTGGTCCAAGACCCCCTCGCAAGCCATCGTGTCTGAGATTGTAACTTCCCCATGACGAGAATACTATTCTCGTCAGCGCGTTTACAGAAGCCCTTCGCAACCTGGACACATTTCATCCCGGCCGCTCCGCCGCAGCTCGCAGCGGGTGCGGTCGCATTCTCATCGGGAGAGCCGTGCAACTCACGTTCGACGCCGACGTCGAGGCATTCCGCGCCGAGTTCGTGGCCTTCCTCGACGAGCACCTCCCCGCCGCGGCCGAGGCCATTCAACGCGCTCGGTCGTCCTCCGACCCGCCACCCTGGGCGCGTAGCTGGCAACGACTTCTCTTCGACAACGGCTGGCTGGTTCCCGGCAACCCTCCGGAGTTCGGCGGCCGCAACGCGACCATCCTCGAGCAGTACGTGTTCTTCGAGGAACTGTCTCGGCGACGCACGGTGCACAGCCTCAACATTCAGGGCGTCGGCATCATCGCGGCGTCACTGCTCACGTTCGGCACGCCGGAGCAGAAGCAGCAATGGGCCGTGCCAATCCTGCGCGCCGAGATCACCGCAGCCCTCGGCATGAGCGAGCCCGGCGCGGGTTCGGACCTGGCGTCGCTGCGGACGCGTGCCGTGCGTGCCTCCGATGCCGATGGCGACCACTTCGTCGTCAACGGGCAGAAGGTGTGGACCTCTGGGGCGCACCACGCGGACGTCGTGCTGACCTTCGTCCGAACGAATCCCGACGTGCCCAAGCACCGCGGGATCAGTGTGCTGTTGATCCCGACCGACGCGCCCGGCGTGCAGTGCAGGCCCTTCGCGTCGGCATGGGACCGCGACGACCTCGACTTCAACGAGGTCTTCTTCAACGACGTTCGGGTCCCCGCCGAGAATCTCGTCGGCCCCCTCGACGACGGCTGGCGTGTGGCCAACGGCTCGCTCGGTCACGAGCGCACGATGCTGTGGCTGAGCTATGCCGACCGGCTGCGCGATCTGCTCGAGGACTTCACCCCCGTCACCGAACTCGACCGCGACCGCTACGCGACGCTGGCGATGGACAATCAGGCGCTGCGGCTGCTCGGGTCGGTCGGCTTGGCGCGCGCCGCGCGGGGCCAGGAGGACGTGCAGGGGATGGCGATGCTCAAGTTGCTGGGCGCCGAGGCTGCCCAGTCCGCCTCCGAATACGCCTTGGCGGCAGCCGGTTCGCAGGGCCTGATCGACCCGGCCATGACGACGCCCTTCGTGCACATGAACCACGACGGCTACGCGGGCAGCTGGTCGGATCGCTATGCTCGATCGTTCGCGGGCACGATCGCAGGCGGCACGTCGGAGATCCAGCGCAACATCATCGCCCAGCGGGTGCTCGGACTGCCAAGGGGCTGAGCCCCGCCCGACCTACAGCTGCGCCAGGCGTGGCACGGAACCGCGGGCGCGCAGCCCCGCTCCGGCCTTCTTCGTGAGTTCCCTTGAGCTGCCCAGCAATCCGTCGAGCACCAGTGCACGCTCGACGTGGACGTGCAGACCGTGCTCGGCGGTGAACCCGATGCCGGCCAGCACCTGCTGGCAGTTCTTGGCGGCCAGCAGGGCGGCCTTGCCCGCGGCCGCCTTGGCCAGCAGCGCGGTCAGATCGGGATTGTCGACGCCGGGCAGGCTCAGCGTCGCCTCGGCGCCCTCGATCGCGACGAGCGTCTCGGCCAGCCGGTGTCGGACCGCCTGGAACTGCGCGATCGGCTTGCCGAACTGGACGCGGTCGACGGCGTGCTGGCGCGCGAGGGTGAGCATTGCCCGCGACGTCCCGACCAGCCACCAGCCCAACGCGCGGCGAGCGTCACCAAGCCGCAGCAGCCCGCCCTCCTCGACCCGGCGCAGGGGCAGACCGCCCAGCGCGGTGCTCGATTCTCCGCTCTGGTCGCGTTCCCAGACCACCCAGCCGCCGCCCGCATAGGGCAGCTCGGGCGTGGCGCCCACTTCACGGTCGGCGGTCTGTTGGACGACGTCGTTGAGAACCGATGCGTGCGAACCGGTTTCGCCGAGGAGTCGGAACACCAACGGGACGGCAGTCTCCGGCATGTCCGACAGCATGTCGGACCAGCCCATCTCGGACAGCGCCGTGTCGAGTTCGGGACCCGACGCCGTGAGCATGGTCTTGCGGAGGCCGTCCTCGATCAATTTCAGTGTCCCGGAGGCGGGTTGGCTGTCCACGGTCACTCCTTCCCGAGATCCAAGAGGCGGCGGGCGATGATGTTGCGCTGCACCTCTGCGGTGCCGCCGTAGATCGTGGCGGCGCGTGAGTACAGGTACTCGGTGCGCCAGGCGGTGTCGTCCAGTTCGATCGACCCCGCGAGCAGATCGCGGGCGGTGTCGTAGAGCTTCTGCTCGGCGGCGGCCAGCAGCACCTTGTCGATCGAGGTGTCCGGGCCCAGCCGCTGGCCGTCCGCCAGCCGGTGCTGGGTGGCGCGGGAGCGGCAGCGCAGGGTGTGCAGGGCCAGATACGCCTCGCCCATGTCCGAGTCGACGGCCTGGCCGATGCCCTTGACCTCATTGACGAGCGTGTCGAATCGCGAGTAGAGGTAGGCGATGCGCTGCCAGAAGCAGGTGGAGCGTTCATAGGGCAGCAGATCCATCGCCAGCCGCCAACCGTCGCCGGGCTTGCCCAGCATCCGGCTCTCGTCGACCGCCACGTCGTCGAAGTAGACCTCGCAGAACTCGTCGACGCCGTGCATGGTGCGCAGCGGGCGCACCGTGATGCCGGGGGTGTCGAGATCGACGAAGAACGCGGTGATCGCCTCGTGGTCGGGCGTCTCCGGGCCGCCGGTGCGGGTGAGCAGGATGCACCGGTGGGAGTACTGGGCGAAACTCGTCCAGACCTTCTGCCCGTTGACGATCCACGTGCCGTCGCGCTGTTCGGCGCGCGTGCTGAGCGAGGCCAGATCACTTCCCGAGCCGGGCTCGGAGAAGCCCTGACACCACTGCTCCTCGCCGCTGAGCAGCTTGGGCACCATCTCCGCGGCGAGTTCGGGCGAGGCGTAGTCGATCATCGTCGGTGCCAGCACCTCGAGCATCGAGTACGGCCCGGGCTCGGCGAGTCGGCGACCCACCACCTCTTCGCCGACGATCGCCCGCAGGATGTCCGGACCTCCGAGGCCACCGGCGTGTTCGGGCCAGCCCTGGCGGCTCCACCCGGCGTCGTACAGTGCCCGCTGCACCCTGGCGAATTGGCGCATGTGGCCCTGCAGGGAGTCGTCCGGGGGTGGTGTGAGGTCGTTCTCGTCGAGCCAGGCGACCAACTGCGACCGGAACTCGGTCGTGTCGGTGGTCTCGGTGGGAACCGCCGTTCCGGTGGAAGTGCTCATCCGGCTTCCGGCCTGCCGATGGCGTGCGGGCGGCCGGAGTCGTGGTCGCCGTTGCGTCGGATGAACGTCATCGCACGGGTCTTGAGCCGCCAGCCGTCCGGGGTGCGCACGTAGGTGTCCCGGTAGTAGCCGATCCGCATGTCGTGCTTCGAGTGCTCGATGAAGCACAGGGTCTGCGTGCCGCTTGCCTTGTCCGGGTCGTTCTCGTCGAGGTCGACGAGCGACGTGCCGGTCATGAACAGCCCGCTGGGTGCTGCCTCGACGAGTTCGGGGAAGCGAGCGAGCGTGTAGGTGGAGCCGAATGCGCTGTAGGTGCCGTCGGGGGTGAAGACCTCGACCAGGCCTTCGACGTCCCCCTGGGTGATGGTGACGGCGTACTTGGCCAGCAGCTGTTGGATCTCGACCAGATCCGAGGTTCGCGACGCGCTAGTTGGCACTGTCATGTCGGTAGACCTTACCGCCCTTCATTACGAAGTTGACCCGCTGTGTAACGGTGATGTCGGTCAGGGGATCACCGGGCACCGCGATGACGTCGGCGAGGTAACCCCGTTCGATCCGGCCAAGGTCGGTGCGGTTGATCAGATCCGCGGCGACGACGGTGGCTGCCCGCAGCACCGCTGCGGGCGGCATGCCCCACTCGACGAGGGTGACGAGTTCGTCGGCGTTGCGCCCGTGGGGGATGGCGGGCGCATCAGTGCCGACGGCGATCTTGACCCCTGCCTCGTAGGCCGCCTTGATCGACGTCTTGGCCTTCGGGAACATCTCGGCGGCCTTGTCCTGCAACTCCTTCGGCGCCTTGGACACGTCCATGGCCTCCGCGAGGCGACGGGTGGTCACCAGGAACCGGTCGTTGTCGACCAGGGCCTGGATCGCCTCGTCGTCCATGAGGAAGCCGTGTTCGATGCAGTCGATGCCGCACGCAACGGCGTGCTTGACGGCTTCGGCGCCGTGGGTGTGGGCAGCCACCCGCAACCCGCGGCGATGTGCCTCGTCGACGATCGCGCGTAGTTCCTCGTCCGAATAGTGTTGCGCGCCGGCCTCACCGGTCAGCGACATGACGCCGCCGGACACGCACACCTTGATCAGCTGGGCGCCGTGCTTGATCTGGTATCGCACCGCCTTGCGTATCTCGTCGACGCCGTTGGCGATGCCCTCCTCGACCGTCAGCTCGAGCGCACCGGGCATGAACGCGGCGAACATCGTCGGATCGAGGTGCCCGCCGGTCGGCGTGATCGCATGGCCCGCCGGGATGACGCGCGGGCCCTCGATCCAGCCGGCGTCGATCGCCTTGCCGAGCGCGACGTCGAGCAGGTAGCCACCGGTCTTCACGAACAGCCCGAGGTTGCGCACGGTGGTGAACCCGGCCCGCAGCGTGCGGCGGGCGTTGCCGACCGCGCGCAGCGTGCGGGTGGGCGGATCGTCCTGGACCTGTGACAGGCCCGGGTTCTCGCCGCGCCCGCCCATCAGGAGGTTGACCTCCATGTCCATCAGCCCGGGCAGCAGGATCGCGTCGCCCAGGTCGAGCACGGTCGACGACTCCGCTGGATGATCGCCGCCGACGCCCACGATGACGTCGCCCTCGACGTGGATCACGGCCGGCCGCACGATCTCACCGGCGTCGACGTCGACGTATCCCGCTGCCTTGAGCGTGAGTGCTGTGGGCACGCTTAGACCACCGGCTCCTTGATGAGCTTGATGTAGGCCGCGCCGCTGTCGAGCACGCGTGGCTGCTTCCACACCTCGATGGGGAAGCTCACCATCACGATCGACTGCCCGAGGTGCACGAGCGCCTTGGCGTCCTCGGGCATACCCGCCAGCGGGAACCGCTCGTCGACGTAGACCATGATGTCCTCGAGCCTCGCCAAGCCCGCGTCGTACAGCTCCTGCATCTCGTCCATGGACGACGCCAGACGCTTGGCGTACCGCTCCTCCTCGGTGGGCAGGCACCAGTCGGAGAACCGCTCGAGGTCGGCGAATTCTTCGGGCAGCTTAGACATTCGCCGACTCCTTCTCTGCGGACTTCTCGCCTGACGTGACGGCCCCTGTTTCGGCGGACGAGTTCCCGTTGGACGCGGATCCGTTGGCGTTCAGGGATGCCTTGTACCGGTCAACGTACTGGTGCGCGGTCATGTGCAGGTGGCGAAGCAGGATCTCCTGGTCGCACAGCGGGAAGTCGGTGACCACCCGGGTGCCGATCTGCGTCTGGGTGGCTTCGAGGGTGTTGGCGTCCTGGAACGCGTACTCCTTGAACGTCACTGCGGCGAGTTCCTGCGACAGGCGCTGGCGCAGGTTCTTCGGCGGCACGAAGTACAGGTCGGCCTCGAAGATGTGCTTGTCGACGGCGACGGGCCAGTAGTTGTACGTCAGGTACCAGCCCGGCGCCCAGAACAGCAGGGTGAAGTTGGGGAAGAACTCGAATGAGTCGGTGCCCCAAGTCTTGTGGCGTCCGGGGTTGATCGCAGGCGGCAGCTCGTCGGGGAGGATGCCCTTGATGTCGGGGCGATCCCACGGTCCGAAGAGCCCGCTGTGCAGGATGCGTTCGATGGGCTTGACCATGTTGAGGTCCTTCGGCGGGCTCATGCCGC from Mycolicibacterium arabiense includes the following:
- a CDS encoding mycofactocin-coupled SDR family oxidoreductase; translation: MAGRLEGKVAFITGAARGQGRAHAVRMAQEGADIIAIDICKQIDSVQIPLSNPEDLAETADLVKNLDRRIFTAEVDTRDYDALKAAVDAGVEEFGRLDIIVANAGIGNGGQTLDKTGEPDWDDMIAVNLSGVWKTVKAGVPHILAGGNGGSIILTSSVGGLKAYPHTGHYVAAKHGVIGLMRTFAVELGAQNVRVNTVCPTNVNTPLFMNDGTMKLFRPDLENPGPEDMKVVGQMMHTLPIGWVEPEDVANAVLFLASDEARYITGVALPVDGGSCLK
- a CDS encoding TetR/AcrR family transcriptional regulator; amino-acid sequence: MVEHSPVQSIHALSTRPAEESLVTSPSEEPAWKQRAVERSIKTAKLRAAQRVQRFLDAAQAIIIEKGSTDFTVQEVVDRSRQSLRSFYLQFDGKHELLLALFEDALSRSADQIRAATAGHTDPLERLKVAVQLLFESSRPDPAAKRPLFTDFAPRLLVSHPSEVKVAHAPLVVLLTELMEDAAEAGALRAGLSPKRMAAITMQTVMFVAQSSGSEEGSNKPVSADEVWDFVSHGFAAS
- a CDS encoding acyl-CoA dehydrogenase family protein, which translates into the protein MQLTFDADVEAFRAEFVAFLDEHLPAAAEAIQRARSSSDPPPWARSWQRLLFDNGWLVPGNPPEFGGRNATILEQYVFFEELSRRRTVHSLNIQGVGIIAASLLTFGTPEQKQQWAVPILRAEITAALGMSEPGAGSDLASLRTRAVRASDADGDHFVVNGQKVWTSGAHHADVVLTFVRTNPDVPKHRGISVLLIPTDAPGVQCRPFASAWDRDDLDFNEVFFNDVRVPAENLVGPLDDGWRVANGSLGHERTMLWLSYADRLRDLLEDFTPVTELDRDRYATLAMDNQALRLLGSVGLARAARGQEDVQGMAMLKLLGAEAAQSASEYALAAAGSQGLIDPAMTTPFVHMNHDGYAGSWSDRYARSFAGTIAGGTSEIQRNIIAQRVLGLPRG
- a CDS encoding acyl-CoA dehydrogenase family protein; this encodes MLTASGPELDTALSEMGWSDMLSDMPETAVPLVFRLLGETGSHASVLNDVVQQTADREVGATPELPYAGGGWVVWERDQSGESSTALGGLPLRRVEEGGLLRLGDARRALGWWLVGTSRAMLTLARQHAVDRVQFGKPIAQFQAVRHRLAETLVAIEGAEATLSLPGVDNPDLTALLAKAAAGKAALLAAKNCQQVLAGIGFTAEHGLHVHVERALVLDGLLGSSRELTKKAGAGLRARGSVPRLAQL
- a CDS encoding acyl-CoA dehydrogenase family protein, encoding MSTSTGTAVPTETTDTTEFRSQLVAWLDENDLTPPPDDSLQGHMRQFARVQRALYDAGWSRQGWPEHAGGLGGPDILRAIVGEEVVGRRLAEPGPYSMLEVLAPTMIDYASPELAAEMVPKLLSGEEQWCQGFSEPGSGSDLASLSTRAEQRDGTWIVNGQKVWTSFAQYSHRCILLTRTGGPETPDHEAITAFFVDLDTPGITVRPLRTMHGVDEFCEVYFDDVAVDESRMLGKPGDGWRLAMDLLPYERSTCFWQRIAYLYSRFDTLVNEVKGIGQAVDSDMGEAYLALHTLRCRSRATQHRLADGQRLGPDTSIDKVLLAAAEQKLYDTARDLLAGSIELDDTAWRTEYLYSRAATIYGGTAEVQRNIIARRLLDLGKE
- a CDS encoding nuclear transport factor 2 family protein: MTVPTSASRTSDLVEIQQLLAKYAVTITQGDVEGLVEVFTPDGTYSAFGSTYTLARFPELVEAAPSGLFMTGTSLVDLDENDPDKASGTQTLCFIEHSKHDMRIGYYRDTYVRTPDGWRLKTRAMTFIRRNGDHDSGRPHAIGRPEAG
- a CDS encoding metal-dependent hydrolase family protein, with the translated sequence MPTALTLKAAGYVDVDAGEIVRPAVIHVEGDVIVGVGGDHPAESSTVLDLGDAILLPGLMDMEVNLLMGGRGENPGLSQVQDDPPTRTLRAVGNARRTLRAGFTTVRNLGLFVKTGGYLLDVALGKAIDAGWIEGPRVIPAGHAITPTGGHLDPTMFAAFMPGALELTVEEGIANGVDEIRKAVRYQIKHGAQLIKVCVSGGVMSLTGEAGAQHYSDEELRAIVDEAHRRGLRVAAHTHGAEAVKHAVACGIDCIEHGFLMDDEAIQALVDNDRFLVTTRRLAEAMDVSKAPKELQDKAAEMFPKAKTSIKAAYEAGVKIAVGTDAPAIPHGRNADELVTLVEWGMPPAAVLRAATVVAADLINRTDLGRIERGYLADVIAVPGDPLTDITVTQRVNFVMKGGKVYRHDSAN